The Kitasatospora albolonga nucleotide sequence GGTGGCGGCGGGCGAGGGTGCCGAGCGCATACCCGGTGCCACACGGGGTGACCGACGACGATCATTCGGTAAGCGCGGGACGCGGAGCACGCCCGGGCATCGCCCTGAGGACTCTCCACGCCTCACATGCCCGAATTGATCACTGTACGCTACACGGGTGAAGATCACTGAATGGAGGACTCTGGTAGACCAGGGTCGATACAGCAGCAGCTCCGCCTTTCAGCGAGTGGAGCAGGACATACGCGCAGCGGTGACGGATGTTGTCTGGCCGCCGGGCTCGGACCGCTTCACCATTCACCCCGAGTCGGGCAAGAAGCGCGGCGAAGGGAACGGTGTAGTTCCCATCAAGAAGAGCTTCGCCGAATCGCTGGAGCAGCGCGGCTGGGAGCTTGAAAGAAGGGCACCGAAGACTGAGGAGATCGAGCAGAAAGTCGTCAAGGGATCACGCCCGGGCGCCTTCGACGGACACCTCTCGTTCCCGGGGAACGACCCGCTCCCCTTCGCTGTCGAATGGGAGACCGGCAACATCTCCTCCAGCCACCGGGCGATCAACCGCATCGGCCTGGGAATGAAGGTCGGATATCTGTCGGGCGGAGTCCTCGTGGTCCCGAGTGCGGAACTGGCCAGATACCTGACCGATCGCATCGGAAACGCTCCTGAGCTTCTCCCGTATCACCCCCTCTGGGAGGAGTGGACGTTCCAGAAATTCGGCTACTTCGGGATCGTCACGGTGGAGCATGACGCCGAGTCCTTCGACGTCGCCCGCATCCCTAAAGGAAAAGACGGCCGCGCGGAATCCTGAACGACCAGGGGCGGGGTCACCCCGCGGCCAAGAGCGCGGTCACGCTGCGGCCCGGATCTGCACGCGCCTCTCCCGCGCCTTTGGCGCACGGCACGGCTTCGATCCGGGTCGCACCGGCCTACTTCCGCCGCCCCTTGCCCGAGTCGCCGAACCCGGGAAGCTCCACCTGATTCCCGATCCCCGTCAGGCGGTTGGTGATGGGCTCGATGTCGCCGAGCTCCACCCCAAGCCATTGCCGGTGCATCCGCTCGGCGACCGCGTAGGTGGTGCCGCTACCACCGAAAGGATCGAGCACGACGTCACCGGGCTCGCTGGCGATGCCGAGGACACGCTCGAGCAGCTTCTCGCTCAGCTCGTTCGCCTGCCGGTTCTTGGTGCCTTGATGCCTCACAGGATGGATGTCGTTCCAGACGTCCGTCAGGTTGATCCCGTCCGGGTGCAGCTTATTGCGGTGACCGCCGTAGTCCTTGATATCTTTCCCGCAGTGCCGACACACTTGAATGGGAATTCTCGGACGCGTGAACGTTTTCGGCTTACCGTTGGTGAAATACAGCAGGCTGTAATGACTGGGGTAGAGCTTCCCCTGAATCGGCAGGCTCAGCTTGATATCAATGGTGATCCAGTGACGGAAGTTCATCCCCAGGCTCTGCATATAAGCGCCGTTGCGCATGTTCCACTTGGGAATGTTGTAGAGGAAGAATGCCCCGCCGGGGGTGAGCAGGCGAAGCCCTTCCTTGATCCACGCTTCTGACCAGTTCGTGTACTCGACCTCGGCCACGGCATCCGTGAAAT carries:
- a CDS encoding site-specific DNA-methyltransferase encodes the protein MRNIPSGSVDLVFADPPFNLGKIYGKHFTDAVAEVEYTNWSEAWIKEGLRLLTPGGAFFLYNIPKWNMRNGAYMQSLGMNFRHWITIDIKLSLPIQGKLYPSHYSLLYFTNGKPKTFTRPRIPIQVCRHCGKDIKDYGGHRNKLHPDGINLTDVWNDIHPVRHQGTKNRQANELSEKLLERVLGIASEPGDVVLDPFGGSGTTYAVAERMHRQWLGVELGDIEPITNRLTGIGNQVELPGFGDSGKGRRK